The DNA region CCATTAAATTGCCTTCCCCCACCCTTCTTCGCGGCCTTTGCATCATTTGCCAAACGCGTACGAGCATAGTCTAGAGAGTATACAAAAAGCAAGGAACAAGCACCAGCAGCACCACCCGAAGCAAGATTGCCACCAAACCATTTCCAGTATCCATCCTTGTCTTTCTTAAAATTAAACATCCTCTTGAAGTAATCCTTAAAGGCAAAGTTCAGAGCCTGGAAGCAATAAACCCTTTGGTAAGTAGAACTAAAGCGATAGAaaagcacaatacacatgatggtaAGAAAGATAATTTTTATACCAGAAAGTGAAACAATAAATCAATTTCTACATATTGCCATTTGTTTCATAGATTATAATCTGACTAGACAAATTATACATTCTCTTATGTACAAATTATAACTGACTAATTCAACTGACTGATGTTCCAATGACACATTGTAACAACTGGTTGAGGAGGTAGGACTTGCATCAAAAGCCATAACCAAGCAGCATGAAGTTTGATGGTTACACACAGATTCAGCAATTTTAGTCACCACCGCTATGCTGACAAACTTACAGATCAATATGTAAGGCAGTTACATAGAAATCACAGTTAATGAAGACTTATGCTTGCTATATCATCTTTTTGATACTTCAGACAAATATCAACTACAGTGACAAGAATGTTAGAAGAGAAATGTATAATGACACAGCAAGAAGAAATTCTGAGAGAAAAAAAGCAATAACAAAGTAGTTACAAGGCCATAAAAAACCGAGCCAAAACCAGCCTGCTAATGACCAGACACCTTAAGAAGCAGATGCAAACTTAAATTCACCAGTTGTATGCACCTTTATGGTAATTTTTATATGAACAAATGTTTGGGGTTAAATTGCGTAAATATGTAACACAACCACATATAAGTCTACCTGAGTGGGAAAGTAACGAATGACATTGGCTGTGTTCCCTCTCCACAGAGACAAAACACCTTCATCTTTAATTGTTCGGGAAAAGCAGTCTGATATTCCTTTGTAAGGCTCAGAGAGGCGCCCAGCCTTGATCATCTCATCCTGATTTTGTATCAGAAGTTTCACACGCTCAATAGGAGCAGCAGCCGTCTTGGAGACCGCAGCAGAAACCCCCCCCATGAGGAAATCAATAGCAAAGCCTGCAAAGCCTTTCTCCGCAGGAGCATGGGCAAAAACAGGTGAGACAGATGTTACAATGGGTAGCTCATAGGTACCACTGTAAACTGCCATTGACGGATTCTGAAATCCCCCATTTGTGCAGTTTACTGTTGTGAAGCATCTCTGATACAAAGAGGGGCTATACAGGCTGCAGTTCaaagcttgtggatctcgagaaaAGCTGGACCTCAGATGCAGTTGGCCAGCAACTTTCTGCATTACTGTTGGGTGATTAACTTGATCTGCCATGGTGTGCCGATAAAATAACCTACACAACAATAACTATTAAGCTCTGGAAAAGATTTCCAAGATTCAAGCAACATTACTAAGATAAATATAACATAGTCACTGCCATATGAactcaaagcataagcaataaccAACTTGTAATATTCCTTCAAAGAATCAACACGTCTAAAGTAGTGAGTTAGAGAGAAGTCAGATGAACAAACAATGTACATTAGAGGACATAAAAAATGTAATAATTAGATATCCCGGTATTTGATTGAATCAAATATATCAAAAAGACAAGGAATAGTGAACTCTTAAATCCTACTCTTTAAACACCTCCTCAAGTAGCACTAGATATTCTGGTGCCACCAGAATAAGACAATGAAATTGGAAAAAGTGAATCAACAATCTGAACAAATATATTTGCAGGCTGATTTAACTTATGGTCCTCAATTTTTGTCAAACAAGAGAAAATTAATTCCTTCAGTACACTTAGTCATTCTGTTCCAACTATTAGCTTACGTTTACCCAAGAAATGCATCATATTGTTATGCATGCATATGCATCAAATTGATACCACATATATGCATGCAAATAAATAGATGGATGCATCACTAGTATGCTGCAACAATTCAGCAAGCTGACTTGCTAAATTAATTATCCATGATGTTTCAGTGATAAAAAAAAGGATGATCTTAAAAAACCATGGGATTACACAATGCAAACCAGAATAGGAACTTGCTTTTTTAagaaaaactatacatcatgattAGCCTCTCAAAGTGACAATCGGTGTGAGCCGAAATACTAACTGATTCTAATTATGTCCAGGTTGCATCAAGAAGTGTTAGGCTTAAATTTTCTGAATTTGCTGTATTTTCTAAATACAATATGGGTTAAATTTTGAGTCATAGGTTTTTACTATTTTCTAAGTGTTCACGATGTTATTTTATTAGAATACaaggaaatgattttttttatcagaTTTGTATAAATTTTAGTTAGATCAGGATACTGATGTTTCCTACGTAAAATATTAAGGGATTGTAATAACAATACAAGAACCAAGTTACATAATGGCAACAACGGAGAATCAAATTAGAATTTATATGACAGAATATTAACATTATATGACTAGGAAAAGGAAGGAAGAGAAAATGTAACAAAATTAAATGATTGttacttttattttctttcttttgctaTATAAGTATTTTTGTTAGCATAACATAATAAATGGAAGCCTAATAACAGTAGTCAATACAGTATGGGATTATGATCTTCTTCTTTATGAAAATTTGAGTTTCTCCATGGCATACGGCCATTATTTTGAGTTTCCTTGAGACCATATGGCCTTTGTTATCTGTAATTGCATCAAGTAGGATCATAGCAATCAATTGTCATGcatcacaattaaaacaaaattatAGATAGACAATCTCATCCATTGAAACCTATGTTAGTTGACATGTTCAAAGTTCAAACCATTGGTATGCTAGCATGCTGACATGTTCAAACCAATGGTATACTAGCACAAAGGCATATACACAAATATAGTTTGAGAAATTTTGAGACTGCACCAGCCATCATAGCCATTGCACCATATTACATGCAGCAGCATGTCAATGCTAGAGCAGGATGATGAAGGTACATGCCACGTCAAgtaaaagcatgaacaaaattggGAGGAACAAATCATCATAAAAGAAAACAGTTCTTCCAGTACAACTCTACTGTTAGTTCCAAGTGAACTTCATGATAACGTTAACATTATGAGACATGAAGGCTATTTACTAATTCATCCTTTACAAAACTCTGATGCAACTAGTGCTGCAGCTTTGCTATCTTTGTATTCTTCAACTCAATGGGTCATTGAAGATGCAGCTGACAATTTTTGTGTAGGCTTCATGCATCTCTATTAATTTATAACTCATATGGATAAAAAGGTAGATATCTTTAGAGGTCTgaaccaaggtttgccgtaccagactgtaccgcccggtacgggcggtacgtactggtccgacaggctagcggtacgcggaccgccctgtaccggtccgcccgtaccgagcactgtagcagtgtactgtagcactgctacagtctcggtacacctgggtgtaccgagcggtataccgtaccgtaccggtaccgagtccgagtcgaaacgccggtacggtacggtacggcgaaccttggtctGAACAAATGAAGCTAAAAATGCAACAATGAATACCCAACAGGGATCATCGACAAGGTAATATACATAATATCATCCCCAACAAAAAAATAGTGACAGAATAATAAAAGATGTAACAAGGTACACGCCACAAAGATGTGAAGCACTCCAATTAATTATATCCTGGTAATGTTTGTTAAATCCAAGGACTGCAATTTCATGCTGACTGACAGTGCTGGTCTTTGGCCAGTCCGGAATGTACCAATCTGTGCTGACATAACGATACACGATACATCAGGACATGTTGACAGTTCCACAAAGTGCCCAAAAAATCTCAGAAAATATATACAAATCAGGAAAAAACCTAATTGAGGATATTTAAGTTAGAACTAAATGCAAATTTAGttctatttaaataaaaaatatcctaACAAGGCAGGGATAATGGATTTATCTTTTCTGAACGTTGATTAGCAGCTTTGCAGCATGTTCCGAACGATTTTCATTGATATTGATCAAGAGAATTTGTGAGAAAGAGTGTTAGAAGATGtgagattgaaatatatatatgtatatatatatatatacattaatccTTAAAACACTAAACAACAGTTGATTTTGGAACTTCATTAACCACAATGACAAATTAAGTGTTCCTTTATCCTGAATAATACTTCAACATTAGATGTTGTATCCTTTTACCTCATGGAAACCATATTAATAGAAAGCTTAACAGATCTTTGTGCCTCCTTTTCATCCTCCCAACCTTTTCCAAATCCCTAATCTAAATTTAATCCTAACTGTAAAGTAGTACTTTTTCTATAATATTAGCATTGTGTGAATACCCAGAAAATCCTAACAAATGGATTGTCGGAGGATAGGAAAcaatcagaaaaagaaaaaaccctgaaaatatatttttcctcTTATACTGAAGTTTTAACTGTATACAAGTAGTTTTGTCTGACCATACCATAATTAACTAAAAATAGACTAAAAAAGAGGCATTAATGTTTAAGattatgagattaaaaaaaatgtgATAATTGGGATATTGTCATGAGAATTGCAAAACTGAACAATTTTTATGAACAACCTACAAGGCTGGTACTTTTATATAAAGGAAATGTGCAGACATTTGTGCTATAAAGAATCACATAAAATACAGTAAACAATCAATACACGAAGAGAAGAAAGCAAACAGCCACAAACAAATGAAACGTTTACCAAATTAAATACCTCATCATGAAGAATTGCAGATGACCAAGAATATAAAATACAACAGTTAACAATTTCAACGGTAAAAATTAACCTTAAAGTTTCATCACACAAAATACAGAGCTTCATAGATCATAAACCTGACCACCATGGGTTTCTATAAATAAAATGGACGATCTCCAATGGAATAGTTTAAATAACTTGTAAAAGagagcaaatatatatataaaccacgCTACTCCACATCAAAACAAATACTTGATTTTAGAAGTAAATAACTACAGCATTATCGGTGCCAAGTCTATGTACTATAAATTTAGCCACATAAAAAACTGCAAGTCATAGATCAATAAACGTATCATAATTAGAGAAGCTACAAGCTCCAAGTTGTAAAATCCCCAAGCAAATCTGAGATGTCTACCACCTCAAAAGCTATCAGGGACCAAATTTGCAAACCAGAACCCTGAAACAGCCTACAATCCTTATAAAAAAGGAGATCAGATGCGATTAATATACTAAATCAAGCGTAAAGAACAAGGCCGCCCCTAAAACCATTGCAGATCTACCTGATCTAACGGTTTCCACTACAAACAGCCAACGCTTATACCCACCATATCCGTCTCTAAAACAAGATTCCCAGCGCTAGATCGATCAAAAAATAAACACCAAAAAGAAGAGAATGATACCGATCTGGAAACAAGAACAGATATCTGTCTAACGGATTGCTTGATCAAAGATCACACCGATCCATAATTTAGTAGAGAAAACACATGTAAATGTCTTCAAATCGACTCGAAAATAGCAAAATGATAGACACAGGACTCGATCGATCCGCTCAGGTACAACCAGATAAACGAAGGAAACATGAAAATAGACAAAGATCTCCAGAAATCAAGGAAGAATTCACATGAGATTAAGGTTTTACCCTTCCGAAGCGGCACCCTCTTTTTTCGGAGACAAAGGAGAGAGGCGACAGAAACGCAAGAACGGGATGAAATTAAATGGCAGTGATTCCTCTTTTTTCTTAGGGTGCATACAACGGTCAGCAAAGAAAATCAAGCATATAGAACAAGGCCACCCGTAAAACCGTTGCAGATCTACCTGATCTAAACAACCAACCCTTATACCCACCATATCCGTCTCTAAAACAAGATTCCCAGCGCTAGATCGATCAAAAAATGAACACAAAAAAGACGAGAATGATACCGATCTGGAAACAAGGACAGATGTCTGTCTAACAGATTGCTTAATCAAAGATCACACCGATCCATAATTTAGTAGAGAAAACacttgaaaatatctttaaagcGACTCGAAAATACCAAAATGGAAGACACAGGACCCGATCGATCCGGTCAGATACACGATCAGCAACCAGATAAACGAAGAAAACATGAAAATAGACAAAAATCTCCAGAAATCAAGGAAGAATTCACATGAGATTAAGGTTTTACCCTTCCGAAGCCGCTCCCTCTTTGTTCGGAGACAATGCGTAGAGGAGGCGACAATGCGTGGCTGAGAGAGGTCCTCTCGCGTATTAAATGGCACTGATTCCTATTTTCTCTGTGGGTGCATACAAAGTTCCGTAAAGAAAAATTTATGCGACATGATACGCTTACCGTCGGATCTCACCAAAGCACCGATGACCAATACCTTGTGAAAGGTCCACGTGGCAGTGTCCAAAAGTCTACCACCTGTCCTTGTATCACCCGTTGCTACGCCGATTACCTTCGTCACTCGGAGACGCAGTGGAACCCAATCACGCGGGGGAAGCCGGTCGGAACCGACGAGATGTGAAAGGTCGAAGAACGTATTACCTCGCGCAAATGTTCGACTCGCGGTGCCGCTCACCTCACGAAGGACGCCACCTGGCGTAAAGATACGGATCACATCACCAACAACAACTCGGAAGCAACTGCATAGCTCCAAGAGAGCGAAGACACAGAACAAACGAGACGTTTCAAGAAATATGACGACGAGGACAGAGGAGAATATATAGGAGTGGAGTGTCTAGTATCACAGGTCGATGAGAGCGAGGCCCGGGTTGCTCGAAACGATCCAGTAACGGAATACAATCTCCTCCTCCGTCTTCATAAAGACATCACGAACACAGAATCATCATCGGACAACGTGACATAACGGTATCGTCATGAATTGATCGTGTTACCCTCTACAACGACATATAATATACGGGATGATCGTAACTGAATTCTCTCTATAACGTGGAGAATCAGTATGAGCACGTGCAACCGTTACAAAGAACGATAACAACCGTCACATTCCaattatatgtatatttataacgATAATTCATGTCATcgtttatctttatatatatatatatatatatatatatatatatatatatatatatatatatataaaatataaattaataaaaataaaaattccaaaaatattcacctataaattattttatatctaaattttaaaataaataaagtatTGTGAAATTGATAAAAGGTATAtgtgtaaaaacaaaaaaaaatcatcaccGTAGCACGGTGGAAATGGAGTGCGAAAAGATATGACAAGTGCATGAATTGTCACATATCCATTTAGTCGATGCCCGATGGCGATACTTCGTCGTTTGATAGTGTCGACACAGTAAAAATACAATAGAGTTGGTTATGTTATGTTTAGTCGTCACTtggttaaattattattatttttccctaCATAAGTCGTTGTTTCTTCCCGGGTGAGCTAGGTGACTGCACATCAATAGAGTCGCTCTACTTAAAGGGATAGCACATCCTACATTGGCCCAACTCGAGACCCGATATTAATAGAAGCCCGTGCAATTAATAGAGTTTTTTTTATTGACTCATCTAGAGATCTAAGCATTAGATGCATTTACTGATTGGAATGCGATG from Musa acuminata AAA Group cultivar baxijiao unplaced genomic scaffold, Cavendish_Baxijiao_AAA HiC_scaffold_1130, whole genome shotgun sequence includes:
- the LOC135668530 gene encoding ADP,ATP carrier protein 1, mitochondrial-like isoform X3, yielding MADQVNHPTVMQKVAGQLHLRSSFSRDPQALNCSLYSPSLYQRCFTTVNCTNGGFQNPSMAVYSGTYELPIVTSVSPVFAHAPAEKGFAGFAIDFLMGGVSAAVSKTAAAPIERVKLLIQNQDEMIKAGRLSEPYKGISDCFSRTIKDEGVLSLWRGNTANVIRYFPTQALNFAFKDYFKRMFNFKKDKDGYWKWFGGNLASGGAAGACSLLFVYSLDYARTRLANDAKAAKKGGGRQFNGLVDVYRKTLKSDGIAGLYRGFNISCVGIIVYRGLYFGMYDSLKPVLLTGSLQDSFFASFALGWLITNGAGLASYPIDTVRRRMMMTSGEAVKYKSSLDAFSQILKNEGAKSLFKGAGANILRAIAGAGVLAGYDKLQLIVFGKKYGSGGA
- the LOC135668530 gene encoding ADP,ATP carrier protein 1, mitochondrial-like isoform X1 — translated: MVGIRVGCLDQVDLQRFYGWPCSICLIFFADRCMHPKKKEESLPFNFIPFLRFCRLSPLSPKKEGAASEGLFYRHTMADQVNHPTVMQKVAGQLHLRSSFSRDPQALNCSLYSPSLYQRCFTTVNCTNGGFQNPSMAVYSGTYELPIVTSVSPVFAHAPAEKGFAGFAIDFLMGGVSAAVSKTAAAPIERVKLLIQNQDEMIKAGRLSEPYKGISDCFSRTIKDEGVLSLWRGNTANVIRYFPTQALNFAFKDYFKRMFNFKKDKDGYWKWFGGNLASGGAAGACSLLFVYSLDYARTRLANDAKAAKKGGGRQFNGLVDVYRKTLKSDGIAGLYRGFNISCVGIIVYRGLYFGMYDSLKPVLLTGSLQDSFFASFALGWLITNGAGLASYPIDTVRRRMMMTSGEAVKYKSSLDAFSQILKNEGAKSLFKGAGANILRAIAGAGVLAGYDKLQLIVFGKKYGSGGA
- the LOC135668530 gene encoding ADP,ATP carrier protein 1, mitochondrial-like isoform X2 translates to MKLCILCDETLRLFYRHTMADQVNHPTVMQKVAGQLHLRSSFSRDPQALNCSLYSPSLYQRCFTTVNCTNGGFQNPSMAVYSGTYELPIVTSVSPVFAHAPAEKGFAGFAIDFLMGGVSAAVSKTAAAPIERVKLLIQNQDEMIKAGRLSEPYKGISDCFSRTIKDEGVLSLWRGNTANVIRYFPTQALNFAFKDYFKRMFNFKKDKDGYWKWFGGNLASGGAAGACSLLFVYSLDYARTRLANDAKAAKKGGGRQFNGLVDVYRKTLKSDGIAGLYRGFNISCVGIIVYRGLYFGMYDSLKPVLLTGSLQDSFFASFALGWLITNGAGLASYPIDTVRRRMMMTSGEAVKYKSSLDAFSQILKNEGAKSLFKGAGANILRAIAGAGVLAGYDKLQLIVFGKKYGSGGA